One window of the Primulina eburnea isolate SZY01 chromosome 18, ASM2296580v1, whole genome shotgun sequence genome contains the following:
- the LOC140819467 gene encoding uncharacterized protein: MNCTSYVPSSYQLRDFNKSESGFSLLPFVFDGKNGEEQGNGISLLPYNMDQHLGYDKVFLSQIMQKHEATFKDQLQELHRLYRRQRELMDEIKVREMFARHAQFPTSQSNNCLSQTRSEVSQTSHTTSWILGDRIDDKLSILNTDNLRGPSDFVAENFQEPTTAHPGLLLTRNSYNRVQAPWFINKGHEIRISNLRFPDSGYHGAEERERFNEVIVSKDPKRDSSLGPFKTGDSTYFDARCRDKKILIDLNEPIQLESVASSSTSPLEPFPCYLEFSHHDPYASGEIETGSVVPKHCRHDSYGRDSVDRNRAVGIDLNSMPLSCSSETVITQVDLLNSNQEFKIEDPKKHLLSFVEKPDNSSGVPCSFESKISQASGVDKAVILNASSVHHLEMSKEKCVKVDPDARIGEKLMEFEAHIDLNVGVPANGTFQSLSSSNVGTQSAGETDLEAPVSPENKEGFPPGGKCKDMLLGTPSLLSERGESKPEIENDGIAAETLLLISSAIRQDFNLSNCLYWLAEIATVTGYAEDQENKVMELQNCSTNKDGCMLLSDGIDEFKDATLMLSQKKALNLSRDANKEKERVALSCRSVRGRATKDHHTVKPFQRTCSSKRNVGKNLNEIPKTHSRSYPSNAKKTKASILKVPATRSKVGVLQSWGKIKKRQRGPRRCASKFLTSSEFVLEV; encoded by the exons ATGAATTGTACAAGCTACGTCCCTTCATCTTACCAACTGAgggattttaataagagtgaaaGTGGTTTTTCTTTGCTCCCATTCGTCTTTGATGGTAAGAATGGAGAAGAACAAGGGAACGGTATTTCTTTGCTACCATATAATATGGATCAACATTTGGGTTATGACAAGGTGTTTTTGAGCCAGATAATGCAGAAGCATGAAGCTACATTTAAAGATCAG CTCCAGGAACTACACAGATTGTACAGAAGACAAAGGGAGTTAATGGATGAAATCAAGGTGAGAGAAATGTTTGCTCGGCATGCACAATTCCCCACATCACAATCAAATAACTGTTTGTCTCAAACCCGGTCTGAGGTTTCTCAAACATCACATACAACTAGCTGGATCCTTGGAGATCGAATAGATGATAAGCTGTCTATTCTGAACACAGATAATCTTCGAGGACCTTCAGATTTTGTTGCGGAGAATTTTCAAGAACCAACAACTGCACATCCTGGTTTGCTGCTGACAAGAAACAGTTATAATAGAGTCCAAGCTCCGTGGTTCATAAATAAAGGTCATGAAATAAGAATTTCGAACCTTCGATTTCCAGATTCTGGGTACCATGGTGCAGAAGAGAGAGAGCGGTTTAATGAGGTAATAGTTTCTAAAGATCCTAAAAGGGATTCATCACTTGGTCCTTTTAAGACCGGAGATTCTACTTATTTTGATGCGAGATGCCGGGATAAAAAAATTTTGATCGACTTAAATGAACCCATACAACTTGAATCAGTGGCTTCAAGTTCGACTAGTCCTTTGGAACCTTTTCCGTGCTACTTGGAGTTTTCACACCACGATCCTTATGCTTCTGGAGAGATAGAAACAGGATCTGTTGTACCTAAACACTGCCGGCATGATAGCTATGGTAGGGACTCTGTTGATAGAAATAGAGCCGTGGGTATCGATTTGAATTCTATGCCTCTCAGTTGTTCATCGGAGACTGTAATTACTCAAGTAGACCTTCTGAATTCGAATCAGGAATTCAAAATTGAAGATCCAAAAAAACATTTGCTCTCCTTTGTAGAAAAACCAGACAATAGTAGTGGGGTTCCTTGCTCTTTCGAAAGTAAAATATCACAAGCTTCTGGTGTTGACAAAGCTGTAATTTTGAATGCTAGCTCTGTTCATCATCTTGAAATGAGTAAAGAAAAGTGTGTCAAAGTCGACCCCGATGCAAGGATCGGTGAAAAGTTAATGGAATTTGAAGCTCACATAGACTTGAACGTTGGTGTACCCGCCAATGGGACATTTCAATCTTTGTCAAGTAGCAATGTTGGGACTCAATCTGCTGGAGAGACAGACTTGGAGGCTCCTGTGAGTCCAGAGAACAAGGAGGGTTTTCCGCCGGGAGGAAAATGCAAGGATATGCTACTTGGTACTCCTAGTCTCTTATCTGAACGAGGAGAATCTAAACCTGAGATTGAAAATGATGGGATTGCTGCAGAGACTTTACTCTTAATATCCTCAGCTATAAGGCAGGACTTTAACTTAAGCAACTGTCTGTATTGGCTTGCTGAAATAGCTACTGTGACTGGTTATGCCGAGGACCAAGAAAACAAAGTTATGGAACTGCAAAATTGCTCAACCAACAAGGATGGCTGCATGCTTTTGTCAGATGGGATTGACGAGTTTAAGGATGCGACACTGATGCTATCTCAGAAAAAGGCCCTAAATCTCTCTCGCGATGCCAATAAAGAGAAAGAAAGAGTTGCTTTGTCCTGTAGATCTGTGAGGGGCCGTGCAACTAAAGACCATCACACGGTTAAACCATTCCAGAGAACATGTTCATCAAAGAGAAACGTAGGAAAGAATTTGAATGAAATACCCAAAACCCACTCCAGATCATATCCTTCAAATGCCAAGAAAACAAAGGCCTCCATTCTGAAAGTACCGGCGACTCGAAGTAAAGTTGGAGTTCTGCAGAGTTGGGGAAAGATAAAGAAACGGCAACGTGGTCCTAGACGTTGTGCTAGTAAGTTTCTTACATCATCTGAGTTTGTCCTAGAGGTATGA